CATTACTTACAATTAATGAGGTTCAATTAACTTTAGTgaggaaaaaaaagcatataagaGCCggaaaaaacatatatttaaagttaGAAAAGTTGAGTTCagagaagcaaaaatatttttttccgtatGAAAAACGTTTATAACTGGCTACTAAACTAAATCCATTTTttacagggattttttttttttttaattttttcattgatttctacATAAGCACTGTTTCGTTTTACCTGTTACAACGAAATAGTATCAACAAGTTCTTAGTAAAATTTAAGACgtttcatacaaaagaaaaatattagtaaatgaggcatataaattcaattctataaatagaaaattaaagctttaaataaaatcaaaaaatataatttttttttatttaactacttATTACATAGCATTTTCAATTAGTAAAGTCATTTTTAACAGTAAACTTTCGGTACGAAAATTTCAGCAATAGTCAACGGCAAATtctatgttgttttttttttggggggggggggtcccctacataaaatataaacaaattccacAAATAAAGAATAATCCCCGATATAACAGAGAATGTTAACTTTTGATAAAGATTCAgtgataaaattctttattcatttaccagtttttttgtttttttttgttcagtgATTTTTAACAAGATTCAATTTGAGGGcgacttttaaaaatacatttacatatgtttgtatttctcaaaaaatacaaGCATATAAAAATCCTCAATTCAAGATAAtgattatttactatattttaaaatagcagtacattttcaaaaatatttagaaagacaaaaaaaaaaaaaaatgggaaaatttaaaaaaaaaaaaaaacaatgcatagTTTGTATAATATgacgtttttttaaattctatgtcagggtttaaaattgatttaaaaaacctggttactgtaaaaaaattaataaaaattgtttattcattgaaattaaatcaatttctattctttggttaattaaaaaagttCGGAACCTTAATGGTTCAATTTCTCCAGAAGTTAGATCTTAAACAATTCAGCAAGCGAATTTGTTCACGGACTATCAGAATACAACAGAAAAAGGGAGGTTTTTCCTTCCGTTACATTGTCTCGCACACCCATATGTATCGTCCCAGTGGTTACTcctgaaatcttatttttaagaaCTGCTGTCTAGAAAGTGGGTCAAGGCGCCAACCGGTTCTCCTGACAACTTCCTCTCTCAGGCAAATATACGCTTATTCATTAACGATGAATGATGAAGTTAAATAATACTGGTAAATTCCACATGAAGCGTCTCTGATAATACTACATTTGAGAATCAAtcatctgaaataattttgatttattttctaaatatatattcttcctAAGGAGTAAAATGTTAACTGATTAACATGAAACTTAGAAGACAATTATtcataaaggaaaacaaattgtaaaattgtCATATTAGTTTAAAgaacaactaattaaaaattcattttgagatGATTTGTTCAATTAACCTTTATCTAAAACATACAAGaggaaaattttggaatgaaactGGTAATTACGAAATGAGATTAGATAGTGATAACAAGCGCACAAAACGCCCCATCAATCTAAGAAAGCTTACGCCATTACGGCGGATTTACGGACCATTGTATTCCTACATGGAGAGAATCTTCGAAAAAACGGCGTAgaagacaaatatgattttaaatctaaaaaaattgccATTAGACTACCGTAATCTTCCAAATCGAAGGAATGGAATTGAATTGTTAAGATAGTTTGCATTGTCTTTAAACAATAATATGgtcgaaatagaaaatgtaaatttgtacAGTTCCAATATTGCAGAACAGCTTAACATGACCGCGACAAACGAAAATTCTGTAATTATCTATTATAGCCAAATGGGGGGGGGAGATAAAATTCTTGTATAggtccaattttttttaagtattaattctACCCGGGTATTAAAcgaattttcacttaaaataattccaattttgttTTTCCTCAAAACATTAAACTAGAACCCAATCCGCTTTTGTGCTATAAAGTAATtcttataggaaaataaaaaaaaaggatataaaaataaatgtcagtaaATTAGAAAAACTGCGGCGGCGTCCTgccatagaggtagcgcgtcttccccgtgatgtgGGCGTCCCGGGTTAGAGTCCTGTTTCGGGCATGTTGTTCCTCatactgtgttctatctgtaaggtgtcGGAAAGAGTCCCTCCCctctgtaaaaaggagttgtgccaGCGAGTGAGTgagtatcatcttcatatgagctagaagtcagacttctgtcctcgggtgctcaggggcttttaccctcagaagctactgcacaaactaggcttaaatcgctggcttcgtcagtgggcttgtctatggcaaatgccataagtaacaaatgccataagtaacaacagaAAAACTGCAATGATCTGCCactgataaatgaaataatatcataccgtttgaaacatttatgaatcaaattattaaaaaatagggGGCTACATCCCCTACTCGCTCCGCTCACCGATCCACAAGAATCATCTTGTGGTCCTTTTCGGATTACTACGTGATCCTAGTTCGCTTCGCTCGCTCGTCATATAATTATGCATATATGctagtaataagaaattataactaCATTcactactaaaaataaatttttaaagatttcaaactGCATGAAGtgttaacattaattttacattattattaaaaattcaatcatctaattacaaaaattaaaatattctaataacagagaaatatatatgaaaatgttaagaatcaaaaatatataaattaaagatgtttaaaaatcaaaattgtattggatgttttttttttttttcctattttgataaaatgtattctataaaaataagttGGCATAGTAGGATTGATATAATTGCGAACTTATCTAGTATTAATGGGATTAATTTATTCAGGTCAAACAACATTGATGAATATATACTTATCACAcaaaaataccaaattattttaattttactcgaTTAAAAATGACAGAGTATTCTGAATATTTAGATGCACTTCAAGTGGCGAAATTAATTGGCTATGCTTCTGCAGCTCAGAAATTTCgttcagtaaattaaaatatatacatcttGACTTCGTTTATTCCGAATGAATCTCCTTATGAATGATTCTTCAACACTTCCATTTGCCATAAATTCTCGTTTTTAGTGATTTTGAtcattacattgtttttttttttttccatactatCCAActccaaagaagaaaaaaaaagtatcttacccccccccccctccccgcgGCCAGCATGTAAACAAATCGAACGTACGAGGAGTTGGTGCTACTCACTTCCAAAcaggaaatgtttaaatttgatttcataaagaAATGTTCAATCTAGTCAAATcatggtaaaattatttttggttctATTCTAGAAAACCCACTGCACTGTGACTGCGCCTTGAGATGGATGCACGAATGGGCAAATGAGAACGAAATTCAAATTGGTCCTTGCTACACACCTCCGCATCTGGAAGGACGTACCTTGGATGAAGTTCCTTGGGATACGGAATGCCCCGATCATAACGCTACATTCCGTTACATGGCTAGAGGTAAGAGTTTCTTCATCTTACAGGAATAATTCAGTAACTTGGAAAATCGCTGACATAAtactattttttccccttcttattcttgaaagaattaaattcccgtatatttttttcaagaaatatttaccACTGGAGAGAGTACCCGAGATGTTAAATAGTTTAGCTACGTCATGTTATCTTACTGACAGGCTTATAAAGATAAACTTCAAACGCTTCTCCTAAAGCGTTCCTAATTCTCCAAGTGCACGATAAACTTAATTCTAAGTAGCaatcaaatagttatttattaatacaataatgcaaagttgcaaatgaaatttttaagacaGTTCTCGGAACTCCTAGGGGTGTAATAATGGTTAGGGATTGTTAGCTCCATTCTGATGGTGAGAAGGAAAAAGTTGGGCACTTGCACTCCACCTTCAGCTACCATTAAGGAAAATACTGGAAAGGAATAAATACCACTCTCCCTTaagaaaatttcttagaaatgcagagccatactatttttttaatttgttctttttaattatataacccaGTGCTTTTCCTAGGTCATGGTGATGCATCTGATGTCGTGTACCTGTCAAACACAGAAACTAGCATCACTGTTGCATGGCGTACTCGAGATACACGCAGCGGCAGATGGACGGTAGTGTATCGACGAGAGGAAGATAGCCCTTATCAAATGACTCTAGCACCAGAAGGCCGCCAAACAGCAGCTGACCTCACAACACAAATTCTTCAGGGATTGCAGCCAGGTACTCGTTATGTAATATGCCTCGCGCAGGTGTCTCAGGCTCGTTACACAGTAGAAGTTGGCAAGTGCGCCCACGCTACGACACAGAGCCGCCCCATTGCTTGGACAGAGCTTGAAACAGTTGCAGCATCTGCAGCAGCCGTTTCTGTCAGTTGGATACTAAGGTCGTCAGATCTAACCGACGACGTATCCTATCGACACGAATGGACTGTACGTCTACGCAGAGTAGGCTCAGAATCCTTTACAGATGTGCCTGTTTATGATATCACGACTGGATCAGAAACAGATGGACAGCGCTACGAGTATGCTCTAGGAGATTTGGCACCACGCACACGTTATGAAGTATGTCTAGTCGATGTGGAGCATAGATCGTTGGAAGGAAATCCTCTAACACCTCCTTCCAACTCATCATCTTGTGCCACAGTGCAAACATCCGGCCACCATGTCTTGCAAGGAGCAGAGATCGCAGCTGTTGCTTTCGCCTGCATTCTGTGCATTATTGTATGCGCCATCACCATAATTTTGTGTTACCAAAAGAAGCTTCTGCGGTGCCAGCATAGGACTCAATCGATGTCCAAAACTCCCCCACCTGTGGAGCCGGAAACTCCACCCTTCCGTAGTAAGGAAAGAGATTGCTTTGCAGGTTCCTGGAATGCTCTTAGTCGCTCATATGCGGAATTCAATGCAGTTCCACGTCCCCAGTTTAGCAGCTTCAGAACTCTGGGATACAGAGATGCTTTAACTACTGTGACGATATATAGCTCCGGATACTCAGAATGTTAAAGCAGAAAACCTTCAGATATTAGTAGCTATCGTATGAGTAGTTAAGAGTTTCCTGTATGAATCTAAAATCATTGTGTCTCACAAGCATATGATTGCATTACTGCATGCTGAATAACAGGGCTGGAAGATGATCGGGAAATTGAAGTGCATGAAATGGCCATACATCTCTCGGGCTActagatatcaaaaataaaagcaaaacatttgCTATCGATCTCGATTTGTCCTTATCATTTGTACAGACAAGAATCCAAAGTCAGTGTTTATTCTGGCAGCCAATATTTATGTGTGAAATTACAATGATCAGTAGtatatttcgaatttataaaaaagcattcCAATCAAGAAAAGGCAGATAATACCTTTTCTGTGCAGTGAGAATTTCCAGCTGACTAGATGAGTATTAATAGGCAGTCACAGCCAAAAGTACTTaaagatttatagattttaataaaattatactttattatatttataatgatgtttcattaattataaatataataattgatatatttgattaaaaaaaatttaaaaaaattgcaaaatttgtattgCAACCAGTAATAAacatttgtttatcaaaataagattaaaaaatacacatttcaagtattttattatCAAGCCAAATGGTTCTCAATTAATACTTAAATGAGGAAAGAGAAACCATTATAATCCCATTAAGTTATGACAGCTAATTACTTCCTCCATTCCAACTTAATTATAGGAAATTTGGAAACCTCAATAAATCATAGCTTGTCCAGATAGCAATAAAGTATTCTgaagaaataaagttatatttatgcaAGATGCTAATATAGCTACATGGTAATTTGAGTAGTAGCCACTTTGTTTTATGATCTTTTACCAAAAGGGAGCTCAATTatcttaaaaagaattctaagaaAGATGCGGTAGTATGGCATTAAACAAAATGAGTCCAACAATGTTTCTTGGGGAgaggaaatttacatttttcagatctgatcactttttttattagttttttatttgctatataaGATTGACACctcatattttgatttataagtttagctttaaaaaaaatagtaactgAATTGAAGAAATGCAACATATGAGCCTAATAGAATTCttgaataataagaaatgaattttcttgaaacatttaTGACTAGTCAATCACTTAATCTTATGAacttaattgaaaagaaataaaatcatttgtgaCTGTAATATCTGCTCGCTCTTATTCCTtgaaaaattagaagtttttttttaaaaaaaaaccttaatttgATTATATCTAAATTGTATTTAGCAatgttttgaacttttaattaaatatatctaatgaaATACTTTGCTGGTTTATTTAAAGTACATTCTATTGAATCATAGAAAGGAGTTGATATTATTAAACATATGGTAAAAGCATCTCAATCAGAATTTATGCGATTAAGTTCTAAGAATTAAATAAgccaaaatattaaatctttttactttcataatatttaagcTTTACAATGTCCCTGTCCAAAACTAGCATATAGGCTTTTGATATCTCAAACTATCTCTTCTTTGATATGCAATTgcactaaattataaaattttaccaatgtgtattaaatatcaaattctaaattatttaagatatataataattGCAACTGCTTCTATTGTTCTATTTTCTCCCTAAAATAACAGCAAATAATGTCtttgttcataaatatattaCCATATTAGGAATTAAAGGAAAATCAGCATTCTTGAATCAAACAAGGGATTAACTtgatataaaaaggattttaaattcttgaaagcaTATACCTTTATAGAACATTCATTGTAATAATCATAAAAGTAAATACataataatcttaatattcaCTATAAGATTCTGCTCAAACATTCTAGCAAGAATATGCTAGAGTAACTTAACAACACCAGCTTCCACTGGTATTGTTGAATTACTGTAACATACAATCCAAATAAATACACTGtagtttattttcttctttaaattccttagaaaataaatataatgatgctCCTTAATTGCAAACATCTGAACACAGGATTATTGCAAACAGATGAAAAGTAAAGTATTAGCTACAGAGCTACTTTAACTTATGGTTAATAACATAAGTATTGCACTAGTGCTGTggtaagtaatttattaaaatgaaaatttgctggaaaagaatatcaaaattttctagtagtaaagaaagaaattatttcattgttcttatattagaaagtacaaaaaaaaagacattttattctaaatggaaacaaaacttcttaaaaattatattttcagaattttaattctttagattttttagaaaaaaatgtaattctgttTACAAACTGATTGAAATGTATAAGCAAATGAAGAAACTACATATTTGATTCAATACTGAAtgtaagtgaaagaaaaaaattaacagaaatgcaTTATAATAACTGCCATATTTTCTAGAGTTCCAATTTATATACAgtagtggccaaaattgtggacacttttgaaaatttttatgttttctaactttgtatgcttatagaaaacattatgtttcacaaaatgcagtctagtatatcattttaaagaaaatttaatacagatttcaATACAAGAACAAAACTGAAATAGTTGCAATATGGAAAAATTGGCAACAATAAGTATCGaaatacattagatgctgatgactgcagtgagttatcagtacttagtattgtagtctttattttttttattacagcttcacatcAATGTTTCATTGAGCTGCCGTGAGTTTTAAATTCTTCCTTTGTTATTACGtaatgccaggaaacaattatagcctcaattagTACTCTTTTATTTGATTAACACATCATTCCTACAAAAGTTTTCAAACAGTGTCAAAAGTTCTCAAAAGGATTGAGGacaggactgtttcctggccatgataataattcaatgctctttgtatTAAACCACTCTTTCGACATTTTTACTGTGTggcaaggagctgaatcctgctcTAAAATAAATGATGTGTTCTTGGaaaagagatcactgatggacgatataagttttggctctagaatagtgtcaatgtattttcatgcatttagtgtcccatcgataacatgaaggcGACCAATACCAACtactgacatgcatgaccaaatcataacaccGAGTTCTTCACAGTTACCTGAATGCAGTCAAGAAGTAGCTCTTCGCTTATTCTATGTCTTACATATTTTTGCACATCACTACCAAATTACAATATCTTAAGTTTCATCACTCCCTATAAATTGTGACCACTGATTATCTGCCTAATTAATGTGTTCCTTTGCCCACTATAATCTTTTTACCTGTTGCTGTAAATTCAAATAAAGCTTTCTTTGAAGAATTCTACCTCTTAGTGCAACATCAAATAATCTTCCCCTGATTGTTCTTGAAGTGACAGAAATGCCAACATTTAATTGACTTCTGATGGCAGCTGATAACATTCTTTTATCTTGaagacatattatttttattcttctgtcatcaacagatgtggtGCACCTTTTTCAGCCTTTTCCtggtttgttttttattgaatttatctcctgatatcgtaaacaaaactttcggactCCAAACGTAATCACTGAATCACCCACCTGTCTTGCAGTTTGCAGGAAAGACCACATTCTTATAACACAATAATCTTAGATCTCTTTTTAGGTGTCAAAATATGTTCTTTCATTTGATGTTACTGCTTCTTGACTaactattagaaatatttacaagaattcCAACTTAATATTAAAAGGTTTAACAAACTTTCTTACTTGTaatttgaatacataaaaaacagACTTTCATCTGCATAacaaagcacaataatgacttgttccagCTTTAAGCATAATGAAGCTTTTGTcacaatttttaacatttgattcgttcccagaacaagaacagtgattcgtcaggaaagttagaaattacaatccacttcatcattGTGCTTGTTTTTAGGATTAAAGTAAGTATAACTTTTTTGTactgcaaatatttgaaatttgctttttgtattgaatttaactttaaattttctttcaaatgatatgtaaaagtttgcattttgtgaaacataattttttctatgagcatacaaagttaataaacaaaagtgtccacaattttagGCACCTCTGTATATATCAAGGTCAATTAACTAAgtctttgtttaatttatttacaagaaatgctcatgacaaaataaatttttaaaaaaactgtaatcttatattttttcatggaaaactaagaaatattcttctttgcaatttgataattattattttatacattttctatgaaacaaattcaaaaattactgaactgtaaaaataatgtgaaaatgaaaaaacatgaaaataatgaaaatcatatCTTATTGAAAAtctcacaattattttttaaatgtcagaaaatgggattaaaattttctttatatcataaatttcatgtaatattAACTAAACAAGAAAAAGTTATATATGATGACAAAATATTGAGATTCATGCATGATGAAGCCATTTCAAAATCTAACATGATAATAGATTGtttgaatatgtaaataaattaaaaagaagaagaaagaaaccaACTTATcccaattcatgaaaaataatatgataatgctAATCTGTGATTAGCAAAATATCAATTTACATTTCAAGGCACAGACTCACCAGGGCAGTGTGTAATTGTTCTCCCAACGATGACGCATTTCAAGCAGAAAATCTTGCCAAAGTTGTGCTACAGCTGGTAAGCCCCCATAGCTATGATGAACATGGCACATAGCCAATGCAAGTCGCCATGTTAGACTGCCTTCTGGTGCACTTTTGAAATTGCGCAAATGTTCCTAAAAGTATGAAGATTAGATATAATGTTCATAGCCAAAAAATTTGTTTGTTGTCAATTTAAAATGTCtatataatttttgtagaaaaagccgtaatcttaaattataaaaaagagagCTATTAATTGCAGAAAAACTGCATATTTGCtacttttttaaactatttttttatattctcaggggtgtttgtgggacaacaaaaaatcccctgaaacttttacggacttactaccgacattttggagtttcgagaaggggggggggaaagaaatgaaaaattacgattatgaagtattgaatgacctaattataaaagttcaatgaattactttttttgcaaaattaagacctttgaacccaggtcacgtgatcgcacatctggtagaacgaagtctctccctttttttttctgccgcgcctacttgccgaaaagaatccagaagagaatgtccgagaaccggggaaatgagtcataactcgcaataaggaaagaacaaaaaagaagttttttcccccttttcacgcattatcactgcctttggagaaagaaaggaaaagttttcaccacacacactgaccttgcgttttctgctttcaaagcaaacaaaattacccagatcaaaataaataattcattattattcctacttccttttgaacgacgatccccggaatttccgggtatcgaagttcaaaatccccggagcacaaacacccctgtattcTACAGTTTTgcactaattaaaatttacagattCTACATacttcatttgcaattttttttttcaatgatttctcaGTAAACTCTCATAGGAAGTCTTCATTTATCAAAAGTAAAcctatttattatattgaatttttatcccCGCCCCCTCCTTTCTTGTAATTGATGTATTAACACCACAAATTATGCTGATTATTAGAAGCAGTAAATTACTAATCCCTTTTAGGAAACACCATTTCTGCTTTTTGGCATATGTATAAcagattattatttatactttgacttcaaataattgccattaattaatttaagcaatcaacaaacaatttttagattaattaaaaaaatttcataaaatgagattaaatagttttttatcaTCAGATATTGCCAGGAAGAAAGAAACTGTTTGACATTTGATAttgtaattcatttatatatataatttaaccaTTTAAGAAGTATAAAATTCTATACTTAATAATATTATCGTAAGACCTAATAGTTAAGGTTGGGAAACAAAAAAATGGGACccaaaaacgaagaaaaaatattattcacataTTCTAATCTGATGCACATAGGTAAACAATAAACCAATCAGATGCCTAAAAATCATCAGGACTGGTAAAATAATGTTGTTGATTTAAGGTTccaaagaaatagtaaaaataatgtaagagcaaaactaagtttaaaaacttgaaataaaaaaaatcttccagagaaataaaacaaatttttcattagcAGCTTCAATTACAACAATGTAACCCAAAATGTTTAATGTGCATCAAAATTCaggactaaaatttatttatgacagCCATAGATTTAACGTTATATGGACATTTTGTATGATCAAGAAAGCAATGAACGTAGTTTAATCATTGGTagacaaatatttctattcaaacataaaatcagaaaaagtatcttaacaatattcaaaagtgaaaaacaatacttcaaattattacattattcatttagaataatGTTAACAACTATTTATATTATCATAGTATACTACAGAAGATTTATCATATACACaatcacatttaataaaactaattccACTATTCATATATAAGGAAGAACTCACCTGGATTCTTGCAAAAGCAGCCCTATTTTCCAAGGCACTGATGGAATTCGTTGTGTCTTTCCATTCATCAAAGTCCTAAAagatgaaaaacatttcttttttcaaacaagATCATTACATTTTTGTTGATCAGAAACAAGACGTAAAAATTCAATGCTGCACCTAAATTTCAATACTAATAAAAGCCAATGGGCGAGTATCTATTGGTGCTTTATAGGAAAGACCAtcaatcaaaattacaaaattaagtataaatatactttggaggaaaTATGC
Above is a genomic segment from Argiope bruennichi chromosome 1, qqArgBrue1.1, whole genome shotgun sequence containing:
- the LOC129961687 gene encoding leucine-rich repeat transmembrane protein FLRT3-like, which translates into the protein MTLPGALLLLWALLPFGAPECVFLRDDQTIRCWNSTLPELTESLHVLTAVVRNRPRALEAEWCNGTETDGHLPLLPFDGSAVERIRLRRCGLRTAEEKAFESVALSLKELDFSHNQLEFVPEAIRLLVVLEHLDLSHNLIAQIPPGGPLSALNKLKELELGHNRIGNNEEEDTLPKEGINSGLLFLGLRANGLKSIPTHLQAMELLALDLSENDIEQVGKLPRNLQSLDLHANRLRGVPFDALSDSIQSLDLTENPLHCDCALRWMHEWANENEIQIGPCYTPPHLEGRTLDEVPWDTECPDHNATFRYMARGHGDASDVVYLSNTETSITVAWRTRDTRSGRWTVVYRREEDSPYQMTLAPEGRQTAADLTTQILQGLQPGTRYVICLAQVSQARYTVEVGKCAHATTQSRPIAWTELETVAASAAAVSVSWILRSSDLTDDVSYRHEWTVRLRRVGSESFTDVPVYDITTGSETDGQRYEYALGDLAPRTRYEVCLVDVEHRSLEGNPLTPPSNSSSCATVQTSGHHVLQGAEIAAVAFACILCIIVCAITIILCYQKKLLRCQHRTQSMSKTPPPVEPETPPFRSKERDCFAGSWNALSRSYAEFNAVPRPQFSSFRTLGYRDALTTVTIYSSGYSEC